A genomic window from Pseudomonadales bacterium includes:
- a CDS encoding flagellar protein FlaG: protein MSELSTLGSNGPRAAARERGRNDAAVDVVKAATVSPAGGRKVPAPEVSETSAALKSNQVAADARVERAVAKLNDYVQSYQRDLKFTLDRDLGRPIVHVVDRNTQEVIRQIPNDVTLRLARNLKAIEQERIAASYNDGQGKQVQDASLGLINTRI from the coding sequence ATGAGTGAGTTGAGTACGCTAGGTTCGAACGGTCCGCGTGCAGCCGCACGAGAGCGCGGCCGCAACGATGCGGCAGTCGATGTAGTCAAGGCGGCAACTGTGAGCCCGGCAGGCGGCAGAAAAGTGCCGGCTCCCGAAGTTTCCGAAACTTCGGCAGCTCTGAAAAGCAATCAGGTTGCGGCCGATGCGCGGGTTGAACGCGCAGTGGCGAAGCTGAATGACTACGTACAGTCCTACCAGAGAGATCTGAAGTTCACATTGGACCGCGATCTCGGCAGACCCATCGTTCATGTGGTCGACCGGAACACCCAGGAGGTGATCCGGCAGATTCCGAACGATGTCACCCTGCGACTGGCACGGAACTTGAAGGCTATCGAGCAGGAGCGCATTGCAGCCTCCTACAACGATGGCCAGGGCAAGCAGGTGCAGGATGCGAGCCTCGGGTTGATTAACACGAGGATCTGA
- the fliD gene encoding flagellar filament capping protein FliD, which yields MASIQSLGIGSGLLTSELVDDIIAAERESTDLRINAKKAEYEARISSYGAIKSQLDSLRSTADALSNSNTLLSNLVTSSNEGAAGATATAQATPGVHSVEVLSLARAHTLASSRFDDIQDPVGEGTLSFRFGTTTFSGTDYDSFTVNPSRLGGSVVIDSSNNSLSGVRDAINQAGIGVVASIVNDGEGYVLVLTSSQSGENNSMEITATESGTPGLSALAFNAGASTAGTNLTQTVAADDARMRIDGIVVRRKTNEFTDVVPGVTFTARGLNAGAPATIAIVQDTASISERMQSFVDAFNAMKSVADELTAFDEERGSGALLIGDSLLRSVRSQMRRMLNASVPGLQSTTLRALVDLGVSTDQNADFKLKLDSAKLESVLRSMPRDAAAMLADQRQSSDDLVRFVNYQPRTQAGTYDVEVTRLATRGRLDGATTAALAGPVVIDASNDELTLRIDGVSTGTISIPQGSYADGAAVAQVLNNLINDVPALTTARASVSVTYNDTLQRLEVVSTSYGSRSRVALLGAEAGVTTTLGLAAGDGITGVDTAGRINGIEGIGSGQFLSLPSGPPPATAGRYVAAPIAGFATPPLTIDATNGTFSVAVDGVSSGSIVLAEGDYASGEALATQMQSAINEDPALAAGNRSVTVQFDSATGRFAIASASRGNASTVNLLSATPETVSALGLEVRQGEPGRPAGRSADPAGGIQIQVQGTTLGSRGTVTLVRGVMNQFDRYLDSVLNFGGSLDAKLSTLDDQIAELDKESKDFDKRMNLLEDRMRIQFAAADALISELNSTSSFLEQQLSTLPGYTRKDR from the coding sequence ATGGCATCCATTCAATCTCTCGGTATCGGATCCGGTCTGCTGACTTCCGAACTGGTGGATGACATCATCGCCGCGGAGCGGGAATCCACCGATCTGCGCATCAATGCAAAAAAGGCCGAATACGAAGCCCGTATTTCCTCCTACGGCGCGATCAAGAGTCAGCTCGACAGTCTGCGCAGCACGGCAGATGCGCTGAGCAATTCGAATACGCTGCTCAGTAATCTGGTCACCTCCAGCAACGAAGGCGCGGCCGGTGCGACGGCCACTGCCCAGGCAACGCCCGGTGTCCATTCCGTCGAAGTTCTGTCCCTGGCTCGAGCGCACACCCTTGCCAGCAGCCGCTTCGATGACATTCAGGATCCGGTCGGCGAAGGCACCCTGAGTTTCCGGTTCGGCACGACCACGTTCAGTGGCACGGATTACGACAGCTTCACCGTCAATCCGAGTCGACTGGGTGGCAGTGTGGTGATCGACAGCTCCAACAACAGCCTGAGTGGCGTGCGGGATGCCATCAACCAGGCAGGCATCGGTGTTGTGGCAAGTATCGTCAATGATGGCGAAGGTTACGTGCTGGTGCTGACCTCAAGCCAGTCCGGCGAAAACAACAGTATGGAGATCACGGCAACTGAAAGCGGAACACCCGGACTCAGTGCCCTGGCGTTCAACGCAGGCGCCAGCACCGCCGGCACCAATCTGACCCAGACAGTAGCCGCTGACGATGCCCGGATGCGCATCGACGGCATCGTCGTCCGCCGCAAAACCAACGAGTTCACCGATGTGGTGCCGGGTGTCACCTTCACCGCCCGGGGTCTCAATGCCGGTGCACCGGCCACCATCGCCATTGTGCAGGATACAGCCAGCATCTCAGAGCGGATGCAGTCCTTTGTCGATGCGTTCAATGCCATGAAATCCGTGGCCGATGAGCTCACCGCATTCGATGAGGAGCGCGGCTCCGGCGCACTGCTCATCGGCGATTCGCTGTTGCGCAGTGTGCGCTCCCAGATGCGCCGCATGCTCAACGCCAGCGTACCGGGGTTGCAGTCGACCACCCTGCGGGCACTGGTCGATCTCGGCGTGAGCACTGATCAGAACGCAGACTTCAAGCTCAAGCTCGACTCGGCAAAGCTGGAATCGGTACTCAGGAGCATGCCGCGGGATGCTGCCGCGATGCTGGCCGACCAGCGTCAGTCTTCGGATGACCTGGTGCGTTTTGTGAACTACCAGCCCAGGACCCAGGCCGGTACCTACGATGTGGAGGTCACCCGGCTGGCAACCAGAGGCCGGCTCGATGGCGCCACCACCGCGGCTCTGGCCGGGCCGGTAGTGATCGATGCCAGCAACGACGAACTGACGCTGCGCATCGACGGTGTCAGTACCGGTACCATCAGTATTCCCCAGGGCAGCTATGCCGACGGGGCGGCGGTGGCTCAGGTACTCAACAATCTGATCAACGATGTGCCCGCGCTGACAACCGCACGGGCATCCGTCTCGGTGACCTACAACGACACTCTGCAACGTCTGGAGGTGGTTTCCACGAGTTACGGCAGTCGCTCCCGGGTGGCATTGCTGGGTGCTGAAGCCGGTGTGACAACCACCCTGGGTCTTGCTGCCGGTGATGGCATCACCGGCGTGGATACCGCAGGCCGCATCAATGGTATCGAGGGTATCGGCTCCGGCCAGTTTCTGTCTCTGCCATCCGGACCGCCGCCGGCGACGGCGGGAAGGTATGTAGCTGCCCCGATCGCGGGTTTTGCTACGCCGCCGCTGACCATCGATGCCACCAACGGCACTTTCTCCGTGGCGGTCGATGGTGTGAGTTCCGGAAGCATTGTGCTCGCCGAAGGGGACTACGCGAGTGGCGAGGCACTGGCGACCCAGATGCAGAGCGCCATCAACGAAGATCCGGCACTGGCTGCCGGCAATCGATCCGTGACGGTACAGTTCGACAGTGCAACCGGACGCTTCGCCATCGCTTCCGCAAGCCGTGGAAACGCATCGACTGTGAATCTGCTCAGTGCGACCCCGGAGACTGTCAGCGCACTCGGCCTTGAAGTCCGTCAGGGAGAGCCCGGCCGTCCGGCGGGACGCAGTGCTGATCCGGCGGGGGGCATTCAGATCCAGGTGCAGGGCACCACGCTCGGTTCCCGGGGTACAGTGACCCTGGTGCGTGGTGTCATGAATCAGTTCGATCGCTATCTCGACAGTGTGCTCAACTTCGGCGGTTCCCTCGATGCCAAGCTGTCCACACTCGATGACCAGATCGCCGAGCTGGACAAGGAATCCAAGGATTTCGACAAGCGCATGAATCTGCTCGAAGACCGGATGCGGATTCAGTTCGCAGCCGCAGACGCGCTGATTTCAGAACTCAACAGCACCTCGAGTTTTCTCGAGCAGCAGTTGAGCACTTTGCCTGGATACACGCGAAAAGATCGATAA
- the fliS gene encoding flagellar export chaperone FliS codes for MNKAIAQYRKLDVQTVVDSASPHQLIEMLIQGACARMKQAKGCIQHGDIEGRSRAINATLDILSGLQASLDHERGGDLSANLDALYDYMQRRLFRASLENDAAGLDEVIDLMRTLKDAWAAIASDLPEVAHA; via the coding sequence GTGAACAAAGCCATCGCCCAGTACCGCAAACTCGACGTGCAGACCGTAGTGGACTCAGCGAGTCCGCATCAGCTGATCGAAATGCTGATACAGGGAGCCTGTGCACGCATGAAGCAGGCAAAGGGCTGCATTCAGCACGGCGACATCGAAGGTCGAAGTCGCGCCATCAATGCCACTCTGGATATCCTCAGTGGCCTGCAGGCTTCCCTGGACCATGAGCGAGGTGGTGATCTGTCGGCCAATCTGGACGCCCTGTACGACTACATGCAGCGACGACTGTTTCGCGCCAGTCTCGAAAACGACGCTGCAGGTCTGGACGAGGTCATCGATCTGATGCGTACCCTCAAGGATGCCTGGGCGGCGATAGCCAGCGATCTGCCGGAAGTCGCGCATGCCTGA